The genomic interval CCCTGTTTTTTTCGAAAGCTCTGCAATGATCAATCCATTGGCCCCTGTCCCAAAAATCAGAACATTCATCCCAGGCTGAAGTCCAGCCCGCCGGATCGCGTAAACGACCGTCCCAAGGTTGGCAATGAAAGAACCGGCCTCGAAAGAGACCTGATCAGCAAGAGGGATGAGATTTCTTACTGGAACAACAACCTGCTCTGAAAACCCGCCATCGAGCTTCATTACTGTTGATTTGGTATGACCGATCACCATTCCATTCAGACAATGGTTAGTCTTCCCTGCTTTACAAAAAAAGCAGTACCCGCAGGCAATGAAAGGTTCAACGGCAACCCGGTCTCCTGATTTAACATGGGTCACCTTGGCGCCGACTTCCCTTACCACCCCGGAAAATTCATGGCCTGGGATCAAAGGATAGCCCGCTCCTTTGAATTCCCCATCGAGAAGATGGATATCTGTACCGCAGACACAACAAGCCCTCACATCGAGGGTGACCTCTCCCTCACCGGGACTGGGATAGGGCAATTCTTCGATTTTGAAGGAGCCGGGTTTTTCAATTACGATTGTTTTCATCTTCTATACCTCCTTGGCCTGTAGACCTTGGCCGCAATAAGAATGCAGCCTACCCGGCTCTGGGATTGATCGGTCTGCGCTCTGGGAATACCGGGCATAGGATTCGGCACCACCTTCTGGCTTGGATTTAAGGAGATTCGAGAGTTTCAGAGCTTCATCTTCTTATCGATGTTATCCTTAATCCAATGCTCATCCCACCATTCGATGGGGTTAACAAAAACTCCATTGACCAACACGCTGAAATGCAGATGATCACCGCCGGCCAGTCCTGTAGTGCCGGTTCGTCCCAGAGTTTCCCCTTTTTTCACTTCCTTTTTAACCTCGGTCTCGATGCGGCTTAAATGGGAATACATGCTGAACAGGCCGCAGCCGTGGTCCATCAATACCGTATTTCCATAAATACCCAGAGGTCCGGCAAATACTACTCTTCCTGAATTGGCTGCCGGTATTGGGCTCTGAGCCAGTGAGGCAAGGTCAACCCCCAGGTGAACCTGGCGATCAATTTCCTTGCCGTTATACCAGTAGGTTCGCTCTTCAGCAAAGGAGGCCATAGGTTTGGAATTGGGAAGCCTGAGAAAAGGCCCGGACCATAACGGTTGAGTTCCCGTCTGCTGGCAAATTTTTTTGATTTCTCCATGATCCGTCTCCCGTTGCTTGCGATTCACAATGAGAAAAATTTCCTGCGGCGTACCTTGAAGACTTGAGTCTCGCTCCGTAAAATAAGGCATAACGTTTTTTAGGAAGCCTTCAGTGATTTGAATTTTGTCTTTCTTGAAGGCTTTAGATTTCAGGATGAGGCGGAAGCCTGTCTTCGCCCGGTTTCCGGCATGATCCTCGGCCACAGCCAATACAGAAATTTCCTTGGGGGAAATATGGCCTAAGGTGAAATAAGTCAAATATTGGTTTTTTTCCGTGGGATAGCCGGGAAAAAAGAATTCTCCTGTTTGAACTCCCGAAACTGGCGTTTCTTCAGATGTCTGATAGGTAACCAACGCCGTACCCCCTTTATTGATGTAGTGCAAGGCACCTAAAACGGTTATTTGGGGCGGATGGGTGTCGATGACTACCTTCTTTTCCAGGGACACTGGATTTCCTTTGTTCCAGGAATGATCCCGGGCAAAGATTTTAATTTGGGTTTCTCCGTCTTTTAGTCCTTGGGGCAAAGGGCGCATGGCCAAAGTTTTTTCTACGTTTTGGGTTCCTTTGGAAAACTTCTCCGTCAGAAGGATTACCGTTTTCCCTTTCTGGACTGCTTCTACGCGTACTTCCGCTACACCGCTTTTTTGGTCTTCAACTCTAACAGTTATTTTCTGGCCTAGATAACGTGAGTCGGGAGTAATCTTTATGGTTGGTTTTTCCTGCTCAAATTTAACCAGGCATATCCAGGAACCCACACCGATTACAATAAGGAGCCCAACACCAATAGCCACCCCTACTAACTTTTTCATCTTTCCCCCACTCTCTTCAAAAAATTTATGAATTCACTATTTCATAGGTTCTGGGGAGTGTCAAGCCTACGAAAAGAAATCTCTCAAAAATTAAGGTCTAAATCATTTGGAGAAGCCAGCCTTGGGCGCAAGATAGTTTCAAGAACGCTGACCTGTTTCAAAACTCCCGGAAATCTGAAATACGAGGAACCTCTTCCGAAAACTCCCAGCTCTAGATTTCAAAAACACTTGTTAAAAAAAGAAAGGAATGATATTACATTTTCCAGGCCAGGCGGGGATGCACGCGCGGCCGAAGAATCTCTGGTCCTCCAGAAACAGTTGGGATGCAAAGTGGACTGGTGGTCTCCTGATCGGATCAAAAAGGAATTTCCTCTGGTCGAGGTCAATGATTTTGTGGGTGGCACTTTCGGCCTTCGGGACGGATATCTGGATCCTTACGCCTTATTGATGGCCTACCGGTCCAAGGCTGTTTCGCTGGGCGTCCGGTTTATAGCCGATTTTGATACTCGTTGGCCGATCCCTGGAAGACGACAAGGTGGGATTTGATTTCAATTGGGATTGGCGGCGTTTTCAGGAGTTCCTTTGGCCTGATCTGGCCAAAATCGTCCCGACTTTCAATACCCTCAAGCTCGTCAGAGGCTGGGCCGGACTTTATGTCCAGAACTCTTTGGACAGTAACGCCATCTTGGGCCTTTGGCCCGGGTTAAACGGTCTCTATCTGATCAATGGCTTTTCCGGCCATGGTCTTCAGCAATCTCCAGCAGCAGGCCGGTACCTCGCCGAACTGATCCTCAAACGCCCGCCGATTCTTGATTTAAGTTGCTTCTGCCCGGAAAGAATTTTAGAAAATCGTCCTTTAAAAGAAGGGGGGGTAGTTTAAGCTGTTGCCAATAGTGAATTAC from Deltaproteobacteria bacterium carries:
- a CDS encoding alcohol dehydrogenase catalytic domain-containing protein, encoding MKTIVIEKPGSFKIEELPYPSPGEGEVTLDVRACCVCGTDIHLLDGEFKGAGYPLIPGHEFSGVVREVGAKVTHVKSGDRVAVEPFIACGYCFFCKAGKTNHCLNGMVIGHTKSTVMKLDGGFSEQVVVPVRNLIPLADQVSFEAGSFIANLGTVVYAIRRAGLQPGMNVLIFGTGANGLIIAELSKKTGASTVVITGRTKSRLEVASRMGIDATVLADDHQEETLHRIAPRGFDAIFETTGVVPIVERAFKFVTPGGKIVLYGIVPPDQNARVNPFDICRKDLQVIGSFSSVNACIIAQELLASGVIKVEHLISHRFSLPDWGKAVATARDPSQCMRAVVLMS
- a CDS encoding M23 family metallopeptidase, which translates into the protein MKKLVGVAIGVGLLIVIGVGSWICLVKFEQEKPTIKITPDSRYLGQKITVRVEDQKSGVAEVRVEAVQKGKTVILLTEKFSKGTQNVEKTLAMRPLPQGLKDGETQIKIFARDHSWNKGNPVSLEKKVVIDTHPPQITVLGALHYINKGGTALVTYQTSEETPVSGVQTGEFFFPGYPTEKNQYLTYFTLGHISPKEISVLAVAEDHAGNRAKTGFRLILKSKAFKKDKIQITEGFLKNVMPYFTERDSSLQGTPQEIFLIVNRKQRETDHGEIKKICQQTGTQPLWSGPFLRLPNSKPMASFAEERTYWYNGKEIDRQVHLGVDLASLAQSPIPAANSGRVVFAGPLGIYGNTVLMDHGCGLFSMYSHLSRIETEVKKEVKKGETLGRTGTTGLAGGDHLHFSVLVNGVFVNPIEWWDEHWIKDNIDKKMKL
- a CDS encoding FAD-dependent oxidoreductase; translation: MNSLFHRFWGVSSLRKEISQKLRSKSFGEASLGRKIVSRTLTCFKTPGNLKYEEPLPKTPSSRFQKHLLKKERNDITFSRPGGDARAAEESLVLQKQLGCKVDWWSPDRIKKEFPLVEVNDFVGGTFGLRDGYLDPYALLMAYRSKAVSLGVRFIADFDTRWPIPGRRQGGI
- a CDS encoding FAD-binding oxidoreductase: MGFDFNWDWRRFQEFLWPDLAKIVPTFNTLKLVRGWAGLYVQNSLDSNAILGLWPGLNGLYLINGFSGHGLQQSPAAGRYLAELILKRPPILDLSCFCPERILENRPLKEGGVV